Proteins encoded together in one Columba livia isolate bColLiv1 breed racing homer chromosome 3, bColLiv1.pat.W.v2, whole genome shotgun sequence window:
- the VEGFA gene encoding vascular endothelial growth factor A, long form isoform X2, translating into MVPLSKAAPALGDGERKPNEVIKFLEVYERSFCRTIETLVDIFQEYPDEVEYIFKPSCVPLMRCAGCCGDEGLECVPVDVYNVTMEIMRIKPHQSQHIAHMSFLQHSKCDCRPKKDVKNKQEKWAQKPRSDGHSFIPQTWSLHDPQPWQSFVMLYPESGKSRRVCPTRMDSRKSKRGKGKGQKRKRKKGRYKPPSFHCEPCSERRKHLFVQDPQTCKCSCKFTDSRCKSRQLELNERTCRCEKPRR; encoded by the exons TTATCAAATTCCTGGAAGTCTACGAGCGCAGCTTCTGCAGGACAATTGAGACCCTGGTGGACATTTTCCAGGAGTACCCTGATGAGGTGGAGTACATATTCAAGCCATCCTGTGTGCCTCTGATGAGATGTGCGGGTTGCTGCGGCGATGAGGGCCTAGAATGTGTCCCTGTGGATGTGTACAACGTCACGATGGAG ATCATGAGAATTAAACCCCATCAGAGTCAGCACATAGCGCACATGAGCTTCTTACAGCACAGTAAATGTGACTGCAG accaaagaaagatgtcaaaaacaaacaagaaaa GTGGGCACAGAAACCCAGATCTGATGGTCATTCCTTCATACCCCAGACCTGGAGCTTGCATGACCCACAACCATGGCAGTCATTTGTAATGCTTTATCCTGAGTCAGGGAAGTCCCGTCGTGTGTGTCCTACCAGAatggattcaag aaaatcaAAGCGAGGAAAGGGGAAGGGTCAAAAGAGAAAGCGCAAGAAAGGCCGGTACAAACCACCCAGCTT tCACTGTGAGCCTTGCTCAGAGAGGAGAAAGCACTTGTTTGTACAAGATCCCCAGACCTGTAAATGTTCCTGCAAATTCACAGACTCACGTTGCAAGTCGAGGCAGCTTGAGTTAAACGAGCGCACTTGCAG ATGTGAAAAACCGAGACGGTGA